The sequence below is a genomic window from Montipora capricornis isolate CH-2021 chromosome 14, ASM3666992v2, whole genome shotgun sequence.
AAAGACCGGTTTCTTTTACAAGAATCTGCAGTTAAATTGAATCTGAGATCCAATTGGATCAAAGGGGAATTGTTGCGTGTTAAATAGTAAAGAAACATCGTCAGAGACATAAGAAACGACAACCACACTTGCGAACCACAGGTGGTAGGACAAACGTGCCTAGCGAAATTGCATGTATTTGCTTGGCAAGAACTGAACCCTTACCGTCATTTTAGTTTCCAAAGCAGTTTAATGGGATAGTTAAAAGCGTCAGCCTATCGTAAATGGGAAAAAAGAAGTTTTGACCTAACGAGAGCATCATGAAAACGCGCAAATAATTTCTGGCCATTTGCATCTGTGTCTTCTTTCTAAATGAATCCATAACTAATATATGTTTGAGCTTTACAGCAGTAACAAATAGTTGCAGTTTAATTTTCATAGGAAAATAATacagaagtggcaaaatatttttcttcttgATCAATTGCCTtacctttttttgtttccagAGCGCTTGTGAGACAGACCCTTGTCAAAACGGAGGTGTTTGCCAATCAGGATACACAGACAAAGGATATCGTTGCGTATGTCCTACTGGTTTCACATCTGATCAATGCGAAAAAGGTATAAGGCtagaaagcaacaaaaaaacacttcaaattATATTGTTTACACCTTTTCCGCGAgtctttcatcatcatcatcatcatcatcattattattattattattattattattattattattattactattattattattattattattattatagatgTTGACGAATATGTAACACCAATGATAATTTCAGCAAGGATGTAGTGTGTTAATTAGATCACTAGGGATCCTATATGTGTACATGCAAATCGGGATATGCTGGCGATCAATACACTGGTAATGACAAAGGAAAAATATGGAAAATAATTAACATCACTGCTAATATGGACTCTGCTGATGATAACCTGCGATAAGGCGTAATTTTCGCATCCtccctaaagaaaagtacgcctgatacaatttcttaacgaggcGTCTTCCGCCGCCAGCTGTGTTGAAAAGTGGGATCATGGGACGTGGGAACTCGGGGACGTGTTGAAGCACTTTCCAAGTATAGAATTTCAGAGATGGGAGAACAGCCTAACGTAAAAAGGAAGTTGAATTTCTTAATTATTACGGTGTAGTACTTAAATCACTTTCTTCGGTTCGTTTGGTCTCTCAAATGCGCTATATTTTGCAAGTACCAGCTAAATacaccaaaatttaaaaattaaattccctGAAAAGTACTTCTCGCCACCCGTTACCGAGCCGGACTGATGGCCCATTGCTCTAACCCTTTAACTGAGCTTTCACGTTGCAGCGTATGTTGCGGCTGTTGTTATTGCTCAGTGTTGTTGCACAGAAACCtcaaagggaaagtacggtctagcaAATGTTTCTCTAAATTACTAAAACTTTTCCTcaggaattcgaaaatgagTGCCGTTTTTTTCCAGTTCCCTATTATAATGTGAGCACTTTGAcattgcctctttcgtgacttggagagacACTTTAAAAACCTTAAAGAGGACAATCCTGGCAGGATGGTCTATGCAGAAAGATCAAGTCCCAGTCAAGTTCCGAGAGTACTGGTCTTACCGTGATGGGCTTACCGTACACAACGGCGTTTTATCATCAAAGGCTCAAGAGAAGTCATCCCTCAGATACTAAGATCTGAAGTGAAGTTCAGAATACATTCTACCCATTTAGGCGTAGAAGATTGCCTTCCATAAGCTAGAGACACTGTTTTCTGACAAGGCATAAATGCTAAAGTGTGTGACCAAATCAAACAATGTTCAATCTGAAATGCACTTCAAGTCAAGAATCAGAAGTTCCCAATGCAACGCCATCAACTTACTGATCTCCCATGGAGTCGAGTCACTGCTGACCAATTCAAACGTTATGGCAAAGAGTACTTAGCGCTTGTAGACTTCCTTTCAGGTTTCATCGAAGTGAAACAGTTGCAAGACATCAAATTCAGCTTTGTGATTGTATTTTTAAGGAACAATTTAGCAGATATGGCATTCCGGATACGCTTGTAACGGACAATGGGCCGCAATTTACAAGTCACGAGTTTCATCAATTTTAACGTGACTGGGGATTTCTCATTGTATCATCCTTCCCATATCATCACAAGGCAAATGGGAAGGTGGAGTCTGCAGTCAAAGTCGCCAAGTCCTTAATCAAGAAAGCATTCAAGGACAACAAAAATCCTTGGGTAGCCTTATTGGGACAAAGAAACACACTAACCGAGTCTCTTGGAACAAGCCCAACTCAAAGGTTGATGTCTCGCAGCACCAGAACCCTACTACTCACAGCTACCAATTTACTGTACCCTAAGCTTCCAGGAAATTTTACGGAAAGCTGaatttaaagaaacaaaaagctaAGTGGTACCATGATCGCTCTTCCCCCAAcctaccagaaatagaaagggGACAATAGAAAGACCAGCCCTGAAAAATGGGTAAGTTGTTAGACAGATCTCATTTGGTGAAAACTAATTCAGAAAACCAAATCCTTCACAGAAACCGAGACTTCTTGAGGCAAGCTGAGAATCCAGCTACCTTTTCCAAGGCAGGTGAAGTCACTGAAAGTCAGCCTTCAAACCATGGGTACAGCGTACAGACAACATTAACAGAACGAAGGCAATTGCCTGCGTCACTGCTTGCTCCAGGTGTCAAAAGAACACGAACTAGAGTAATAAGGCCACCCTCTAGGTTCAATGACTGTTACTTAGCTCCCAGTTTCACAAAAAAGGACTGAGACTTCAATAGATTCGTGTTCAGCAGTTTACAGAGTCATTTACTATTAAGACAGttaaaactttgaaaatttatcatcattttattttccGTTTTGTTTTTCGTTCCTTACTATAGcctgtttccttttgttttgttagcatCTTGATCAGGCTAGTTCAGTtcttaaaaaaagggaaaatgttacaatatacagttcttgcaTTCCTTATATGGTCATTAAAGAGATCATTTCGTGTTAACTGGTCTACCGTACGTGTCAAAACAATATCAGACAAAATCTATCACAGATATTTGGTGCTGTACAGTTGCTGAAGTAATAATCCTTCAACTTGTCTTTCGGTTTAGAAGAAGTTTCGAAATGACTGAGATATGCAAAGTGCTTCTATTTTTAAACTTTAGAAGATATAAATCGTGTCTTAGGGtgattttcttttgtcagaactggccggctaGACCCAACAGtcactttgcaaagaaaatgcaacaatatGAATAAACACTTgaatgataatccctcgcattctttaTGGAAGAGTATATATCATCATCGAAgtttgttaatttgaaggcgttgtacaGTTAGCCCTTCGAGATGCCTGGTCTGGCCTGTCAGTTccgtcaaatggaaagcgtcgtTAGAAAATGTCTTTTGTCGCCCACCGTTAGTTTAACTGAAAAAGTATTAAGTCCGCCTTTTTGGCTTTTACCATTTGTACGTAGATGTCGACGAGTGCTCAGAGGAGAAGCACAACTGTAGCCGTGAAGCAAACTGTACCAACATCGAAGGCTCCTATCATTGCACATGCAAAGAGGGATTTTTTGGAGATGGACAAAAATGTACAGACAAGtttctaaatatttttttatcataagTTCCAGTTAGAGTTTGTTGAAAAAAGGGTCAATTAATACTCGATTTCTGCAGTTGATTTTGTGTAGTTTGATCAATCACTCGCCCCTACTCGCTATGGGACTTAACGTATTTAAGCAACACAACTCAAAGCTTCGTGCTAAAAAAATATTTAGCAAGTATACATAATTAGTATTTTGAGTTACAACCAACCTCCGAATTGCCATCCATTCTTCAATTTTGCCTGTCCCTGCCTCCTTTAGTATTAGGTGCTTTATTCAGATCTTCCTTTGAAGTGTTGAGTAAATACATTTACGTTTcgtttgatttggttgccagttttcGTACCACAGCCGTTTGGAAGCTACTCAACTTCATATTGGAGAAATCTTAACAATCAACTGATTTTTTAACTCAGTATAGTGcaaactgttttttttaactGGTACAACCAACTCATTCAGTGCTAGGAAGGCAGGTTGAACGTATCGGAGGGAAAAACAACGTTCTTTTAGCCGGTAAGGATTACGTGCACTTGCCAAAACGCTcaaagtaaattaattaaaatagaaCAAAGAATTTGCTCAACCTTTCCATGACTAGTTCGGATACTTTACCTCTGTACTAGGAAAGTTCgtctcctgcaaaggagcactactcttttttccgagtatccccgagtcaccattgcAAAATATCATCTCGTTATTTCATCTACCGAGGCTAACAATTTCCATCGCAGTCATTCATTTCAGTATCGAGAATGCACGGTTTCGACATTTTCATATCGAGCTCCTGTTGAGAAGCGTGTACACGATGATTTTTGGATTGATTTACATCAAAGTCAGACTCTCAAAGACTAATAAGTCCTGCATAGTCAATAATTACACTTGGAGTGAACAACGTCTTGACAAGaaaagaatctttttttttttcgttttttttttttatgaacattttaaaaaacacgCCAGACTGCGATAATACAGAGAAATTAATATAGTATGTCAATAGCACGCTGCTGCTTATGTTTTTCTCCAGTAACAACCTATTTTAACTCCAACATCAGGAACAAAGTCTTGCAAGCACATCCGGGATATGAATGTCTCCAATTGGAAAGAGGATGGGTATTACTGGATCGACCCGGCCAGTGATGGAACATATCTGAAAGTTTTCTGTGATATGACTACTGACGGAGGTAACGGATAAGGAAAATCTTTCTACGATTAACTATACTTTAAGTACAGAACTACCCTACTGCTAAGGAACCGAAACTCTATTTTAAATGAGTGATAAATTTTTTGACACCTGCCTTCCCTTACTCTCGCCCAGTCCCCTAAGAGCTATATATCTAATCAGCCCTGCCTTAAGGCGATCACCAAAACTGTCAAGTCTCGTTGGATGCTTAAGGGAGGTAAGCGAAGAAGTCAGCCACATGTAGTATATCTGTTAGCTTCTTTTGTAACTGCTTAAGGTGGTAAAGTAGCAGTaatgatttttttcaacttttatttcattctaTTCCGCAATTCAAATACAAGAAACTTCACATGTTCTCAAAAAATGTTGCTTAATGTTCAGCTCTGGTAGATGTTCTGGTAGATGTCTGGCAAAACAGGTGTCATTACACACCATATTGGGGGTGTATTTCATAATTAATAATTGAAGTTAGTGTAGTCCTGAGGTCCTGAGGACTAATTAGGCTGACATTGACTGAAATTTTGACAACTttagcggaagtcatcttcagagtcaagcaATCTCTGTTAACGTCAGTAGATGATATATATGTTGTCGGTAAAATTCGTTCTCAGATTTCCTAGGTTAAACTGGTGATCCTCGTTTTACCTACCAGGTTGAATaggcactcagatgaattgaaaaaaccttttttggagcctaaattaagcctagagaaaagtTAGGGTCAGGGTAGGAAAAGTTTAATTTGGTTATTGTACACGGATATCAATTGACGTATTATCCAAAgacaaatgttgaaaaatactgtgttgggttgactatgttcgtcgttgtagtgtggtagtgaagacacaggactatagatctggagggTGCAAGTTTAAGTACCGGAAACCGGAAGGAGCAGCATAAGTACAGCCTTTAGTTTGTTTCCTtactatagaccttattcataaatggcggccaatttataattcttttgtcgaagtgcaaattagcctaccaagcctcgataccatacagtgaattgaaaagaattcttgctctaaaatgaggcttggtaggctaatttgcacgtggacaaaagaattataaatgtcaccgccatttatgaataaggtctatgttgtaatgttgaaagTGAGTGGGTAAGTCAGCTAAGTGTATGAATAAACTGATCAGATAATACGCAACATTCAGAAGATGCGTGATGTCCTgtgatgcgtaagacagagaaCGAGGGATTAtataggtgttttcaatcctttttggggggttgatagctgccttaaactaggtaaaatgaggatctcCAATTTATCCTAGGTAAAAGCGGATTCAGcttgagaccggatttgaccgacaacacaAACAATCTGGTCGTTGATGTGATTGGGTAGTGGTAACGTTACGGGTGGAATTTTAGTTAAGCCTATATGTCATTGGCTGTGAGGACAGTAAACAGTGCTTGTTGCATTTAGATCCATAAATTACGTCGCTCAGTTATTAATATTGTTACACGAACAAGTCAGTCAGTGTGTTGCcccctttaaccctttgactccaaGGAGTCGTATTTTACtctctctaacgccagactattttactcgttaatgggGACGGTTCAAAAGTCAATGGTTCTATTATGATATAACTCCTtagttc
It includes:
- the LOC138033022 gene encoding protein kinase C-binding protein NELL1-like isoform X3, yielding MDHCEWMCYKEPDCVSVNFEIGTQQCDLNNATHRNHGAELEDKDGFLYHGADSACETDPCQNGGVCQSGYTDKGYRCVCPTGFTSDQCEKDVDECSEEKHNCSREANCTNIEGSYHCTCKEGFFGDGQK